A genomic region of Rhipicephalus sanguineus isolate Rsan-2018 chromosome 3, BIME_Rsan_1.4, whole genome shotgun sequence contains the following coding sequences:
- the LOC119385305 gene encoding uncharacterized protein LOC119385305 encodes MERVHPMVRAEASGKGLTFVDTLRVLGVVFDRRLNFFAHADHLRTKAEHLAAKIVTFKNMAGTVIPSDVRLLYAVLPAIAYASPIWWPERPDCRRRSRILSVQRSVLLALTGTYKTTRTAALQLLLHAPPIELELRRLNQELILFVLRQSIECDGK; translated from the coding sequence ATGGAACGCGTCCATCCCATGGTGCGGGCGGAGGCGTCGGGAAAAGGTCTCACGTTCGTAGACACGCTCCGCGTGCTGGGAGTCGTGTTCGACCGACGCCTGAACTTTTTCGCGCACGCAGACCACCTGCGCACGAAGGCCGAACACCTCGCGGCTAAGATCGTGACGTTCAAGAACATGGCCGGTACCGTCATACCATCAGACGTGCGCCTGTTGTACGCGGTACTACCGGCCATCGCTTATGCGTCCCCTATCTGGTGGCCCGAACGGCCTGACTGCCGCCGGCGCAGTCGCATACTGTCGGTGCAGCGCTCGGTGCTTCTAGCACTGACCGGCACGTACAAGACCACGCGCACTGCTGCGCTGCAGCTTCTTTTGCACGCGCCACCGATCGAACTCGAATTGCGCCGCCTTAATCAAGAGCTCATCTTGTTTGTTTTGAGGCAGTCCATTGAGTGCGACGGCAAATGA